From Salmo salar chromosome ssa09, Ssal_v3.1, whole genome shotgun sequence:
GTTTGTGGCCCTTGGATCTACTTCACATGCCCAGCTACTTGCTTACAGTATCAGACTACAAAGTGAAACTCTTCTTCACTTTCATGTTCTCAGCAAGATGGCAGAACAAACAACATTGGACAGCCTGCTGGAAATGGGCTTTGACAGAAACAGAGCGTAAGTAGCTAACTTCATTCATGTGGCTATTCTTCTTCAAACTAAAGATCATGATAAGATGATGTGATCAACTCTGATCCTGTCCATTTTTCTTCTGCTTGCAGGGAAAAGGCTGTGTCACACACAGGAAACCAGGGCATAGAGCGGGCCATGGACTGGTAAGTCAACTGATAAGGGCATTGGTGAGCTAGTCTCTGAGGCTTTTACGTCCTCAGTTAAGTTATTCACATTGGATAACTGATTCATGATGTCTCTCTTCTATCATGCGTCTTCCACAGGTTGATGGAACATGAGGGTGACCCAGACATTGACGAGCCCTATGTACCTCCTGTGGGGAACGTGCTTGGAGGAAGTGACCCACAACTGCCCAGTCCAGCAGCCCAGcccacagcagagggagcagaccCTGGTAAGTGATCAATTGTCGTGACAGCATTTTGTATTATGGTTACTTATATTGTTATGATTGAGTTATAACTTTGGCTTCCCATTACTGGTTAACATGGTTGTTGGTTTACATTGTCTTCTTGTCCCTCACCTCTTATATGTTAACTCTACCTTTTAGCTACAGATGGGGGTGACCAGATGATCCATGACGGGGATACCAAACAACCAATGACAGAGGAGGAGAAACGTGAGCAGATAAAGAGGTCAGATAATTCACCTCTACCTCTGTTTACACACTTATGTTATTCTGTCAGAAACTGGGGTTTGGTCAAAAGATGTTACTCAATAAGATCAGCAAAAGGGTAGGCCTTCTGTTGGAAATACAAAGAGATGGCATACAATGAaacctgtgtgtgtctgcctgcgtgtctgcctgcgtgtgtgtgtgtaccaggctAGAGGAGCTGATGCGGGTGAAGCAGGAggagcggagagagagggagcgagcagaagaggtggacagagagaagcagaggaggAGGCAGGGCCAGGAGCTGCTGCAGGTCAAACAGAAACTGCAGGAGGATGAGATGAAGAAAATGGTCGACCTGCGCCGGAGAGAGAAGAACGACGACAAAATGGCCAAGTAAGCCATGAAGTCAATGGGCTTGTTAGTCATTTCAGCCAGCATTGCAGGCGACTGCCAATTAACTGATCTACAAAATACTTTGtgtatatgtattattatttgtagatcatttagtcagtcacaatttacccacaATACATCACGGATGGATTTGATGCTT
This genomic window contains:
- the ubxn1 gene encoding UBX domain-containing protein 1, whose product is MAEQTTLDSLLEMGFDRNRAEKAVSHTGNQGIERAMDWLMEHEGDPDIDEPYVPPVGNVLGGSDPQLPSPAAQPTAEGADPATDGGDQMIHDGDTKQPMTEEEKREQIKRLEELMRVKQEERRERERAEEVDREKQRRRQGQELLQVKQKLQEDEMKKMVDLRRREKNDDKMAKQRVRDKIARDREERALKFGGGSSSRAVTSPSAEGPPSSPPSQGPPPAKKDYNECRIQVRMLDGSALTSVFKAQEPLAAVRVYIQMNGDAPEGQDFTLLSPYPRRVYTELDMEKPLQELGLVPSAVLVVAKK